CTGGCGATGGTGACGAACAACGAGGCCGCCCATCCGGGCGGCCCCGGCCCCCGGGTGGCGGCCCCGCCGCCGCCCCTGGAGGGGGAGTGATACCAACGGTCGTTGAAAACGACCTTTGGTCCCGGTCTCGAATTTTCGCCAAGCCTCGAATTTACGCCAAGTCTCGAATTTACGCCAAGCCCGAGGTCCCGGACTTCTGGGCTTGGTGTCGAAAACTCGAGATGGGTCGACGGCCCCGTCGATCTCGGGCTTGCCCGAGAGCGAATCGATGCGTCAGCATCGTGGGCCGTTGGTATGATGCATCACCTGTATGCATCACCTGTGCGTCTGGATTCCGGGTTCCGCGGCGCGGCCCTGGAATGACGCGGAGGGTGGCAGCTCTGTCGCGCGAGAATATCAGTGCAGACGGATACCGCTCGCCACGACGACGACACCCCGACCTCGGCCGGCTGGACCGCGTCGGGGAATGGACAGCGCGAAAGGCAGCCCGGGCTCGCGCTCCGGGCGGGACCGCGCGGGGGAGACCGGCCCCCGCGCCCCCTGGCGTCACAGCTTCATGTCGGACCGGGATTCGAAGGCCCGGATCGCCACCTCGGTCCGGTTGGTCGCCCCGACCTTGCGCATGATGTTGCGCACGTGCACCTTGACGGTGCTCTCCTTCATGTTGAGCTCGAAGGCGATGATCTTGTTCGCCTTGCCCTTCTGCAACTGCTCCAGCACCGCGGTCTGGCGCGGGGTGAACTGGCTGCGGGGATCGGCGGCCCCCGCCTCCTCGGCCCCGCCGCGGCGCTGCAGCAGGCAGCTCGCCGGCACGAACACGCCGCCGGCCCGCACGAGCCGCATCGCCTCGATCGCGACCTTCAGGCTGACATTGGTGGGGATGTAGCCGCGGGCGCCCTCGTTGAGGCGTTCGACGATCTCGCTCGGATCCTCGCTGTCGCAGAGCAGGACGAGACTGGTATTCGGCCCGATCCGCGAGCGCAGGGCGGCCTCGCGCTGGGTGGAACCGCGGCCGGCTTCCCGCGGATCGTAGTAGAGCACCACCAGGTCGCCGTCCCGATGCCCGACCTTGCCCCGTTCCCACTCGTCGATCGACGCGAAGGTCACGACGTCGTGGTCGGGGATCGCCTCCGCCAGGCAGTTGCGCAGGCATTCCCGCACCAGCTGGCGCGGCTCGATGATCGCGATGGCGGGCTTCAGTCCGGCTTCCTCCTCGGGCTGGGACGCATCCATCGCGGGTTCGCTCACTTCGACCAGTCTGCGGCCCCGCGAAGCGAGGCCGTAATCAACGAGAGCAGGCGTCGACATGCTTCACCTCCACCACTGTACGATCGATCAATTATTATTGGATGGGTCTCGCGGAGCGATGGTCGCGGCAGCGATGAATCCGCCGTGACCCTCATTCTGTTCCGCAGCCGGATCTGTGAAGGCAACCGGCGCCGCCGGGGCTTCGACTGCACGATCCAGTCGATCCGCCCCCCTGCATCCGCCCGCCCCTCGTGATTTCATTCCTAACACGGCCACAAAACAGTTACAATCCTCAATATGGCGGTCTAATCCACCTTTCACTGACGATGTCGACCGGATTGATTGATAACGATCGATAAGTAGCTGATCGAAGCACACGCAAGACGTGCATCTGCCGATCGTCCGCGGAACAATATTGACGCTGGAGCATGTCCGAAAACGCACGAAAGCACCCGTCGGGACATTGGACTGTCCGCGGGCTCGGATAGATCTCAGGTGAGTGTGGCGTTTAGCGCTCTACACCTCGGCCCGACGCCGCCTGGAAGGCGGGCTGCCGGATCCGGTCTGAACGGCGCCGCTTCATTTCGTGTCGTCAGCGGCGGGTCGGGTGGCCAAGTTCTCGAGCTTCTTCATCCAAGGCAGCGCAATCCAGGGCAGCGCAACGCGCGCCGATTCCGGCAGGTCAGAGCGCGCGGAACGGCATCCGCCCTTCATTCCCGGCGTGCATGAGTGCCGTCTCCATACATTAATCTACATACAATCAGACATTTCCGCATTCAGGAGGCGCGCATCCGTCACGCTCGACAATTACCCCAAGCATGTCACGTCAGCCATATCGTTTGATAATTTTTAACCGTCAATGTTACGCCACAACGGTCCAGACCAGCGAAGAACAGCGGCGGATTAGGCCATCCGCCGCTGTTCCATCATCGTGACGGGCTGTTGGATCAGGCGCTGAGGGGCAGGGCGGGCCGTCCCGCCAGGGCCTCCGCCAGGGCGTCCGCGACGGCGTGGACGGTCTCCTCGCCCATGCCGGCATAGAGCGGCAGCAGGATGCAGCGGTCGCGGGCGGCCT
This sequence is a window from Methylobacterium sp. SyP6R. Protein-coding genes within it:
- a CDS encoding response regulator transcription factor, with translation MSTPALVDYGLASRGRRLVEVSEPAMDASQPEEEAGLKPAIAIIEPRQLVRECLRNCLAEAIPDHDVVTFASIDEWERGKVGHRDGDLVVLYYDPREAGRGSTQREAALRSRIGPNTSLVLLCDSEDPSEIVERLNEGARGYIPTNVSLKVAIEAMRLVRAGGVFVPASCLLQRRGGAEEAGAADPRSQFTPRQTAVLEQLQKGKANKIIAFELNMKESTVKVHVRNIMRKVGATNRTEVAIRAFESRSDMKL